The DNA sequence ACTAAAGGTGGTAAAGAAATCGCTTGGGACAAGCTGGATGCAGAGGTAACTGCTGGTCTGAAAGCTGCTGGTAAAGTAGCGATCGTGGCTAATACAGTCCTTTCTCCTTCTACAAAGCTTGTTCTGAAGCAATTTGCAGATACATATAATGCTGACTTGGTTCAATATGACCAAGTATCAGTTTCAGCGCTGATCGAGGCTAACCGCAAGCAGTTTGGTAAAGCTGTAGTTCCAGCTTACAAATTCGGTGAGGCTAAGACAGTAGTCAGCTTCGGTGCTGACTTCTTGGGCAACTGGGTAGCAATGGAGGAGCACACTGCTAACTTCATGGCAACTAGAAAAGTTGGTCCTAACAGAAAAGAAATGTCTCAACTGTTTGTGTTCGAAACAATGCTTTCGATCACAGGTGCACAAGCTGACTACAGAACGCCAGTTAGAGCGTCTGAAGAAGGTTTGGCAGTAGCAGCGCTTTACAATGAGATCGCTAAGGTGACTGATAACGCGACTGTAAACACTGCAGCATTCAAGAGCGAGAACATCAAGAAAGCGGCTAAAGCCCTGCTAGCTTCTAAAGGTAAGTCAATCGTTGTTTCAGGTATCAACAACGTGGCAGTTCAACTGATGGTGAACAGCATCAACCAGATGCTGGATAACTATGGTAAAACTGTAGACCTTGACAGACCATCATTCCAGAAGCAAGGTAACGACGTAGCAATGAACGCTTTCGTTGACGGCTTGAAAGTAGGTAAATACGGTGCGGTTGTATTCTACAACGCAAACCCTGTTTACGATCACTCAAGAGGTGGTGAAATTGCTAAAGCAATCAGCAAAGCAAAACTTTCAGTAGCGACAGCTGACAGACTGAACGAAACTGCTTCACTTTGTACTTACAACGCTCCTGACTCTCACTACTTGGAGTCTTGGAACGATGCTGAGGCAAGAAAAGGCTTCTTCGCTTTGGGGCAGCCTACTATTTCTACAATCTTCTCTACTCGTCAGGCACAGGAATCATTCCTGATCTGGGCAGAGGATGAGAGAGAGTACGAAGAGGTAATTCAGGAGTACTGGAAGAATACACTGTTCCCAATGCAGTCTCAAGAGTCAACTTTTGAGAAGTTTTGGGTAAGATCACTTCACAACGGTGTTTTCGAGACAACAGCGGCATACACTTCAGTTCACGAGGCTAACGGCGATGCAGTAGACTATACGTCGGCAATTGACACGAATGAAGTAGTGTCTTCTCTACGTAAATCATACAAAGCAGGAAACGCAGGAACTGAAATCGTTGTTTTCTCTACAGCGGTAATGGGTGCTGGTACACAGGCTAACAACCCAATGCTGCAAGAGACTCCAGACCCAATCACGAAGGTCTGCTGGGGTAACTACATTGCAATGCACCCAGCTCAGGCTAAGGAAATGGGCTTGGAAGAGTTCGAAACGAAGAAAGCAGTTGTGAAAGTTTCAACACCGAAAGGTACTGTTGAGCTTCCAGTTGTAATGCAGCCAGGTCTTCCTAAAGGCGTATTGGCAATCGCTACTGGTTACGGTAGAGATGCTGAGAAAGCTGGTAAGGTAGCCGCTCAGGCAGCAGGTTTCAACGCTTTCACACTGGTAAGTAATAAAGACGGTTTTGCGCAGTATGCTATCACTGACAAGGTTTCAGTAGAGGCTACTGGTGAGAAGCAAGACTTGGCACAGACTCAGACACACGAAACAATCATGGGTCGTGAGTCAATCATTCAGGAGACTACACTGGGTGAGTACAAGAAAAACCCTGCTGCAGCACGTTACCAAGTGATGATCTCAACTTACGAAGGTAAGGAGAAGCCAGAGAACATCTCGGCTTGGGACATCAACAACGATGGCTACGGCAAGAAAGAAGAGGTGGAAGACAAGCACAACGCACTGTGGTTCGACAGAATGGGCTTGCAGGCGGATACGCACTCTTACCCTAACCACCACTGGGGTCTTGCAATCGACCTGAACTCTTGTACTGGTTGTTCAGCATGTGTGGTAGCATGTCACCTTGAGAACAACGTACCTGTAGTAGGTAAAGACGAAGTAGTAAGAAGACGTGAGATGCACTGGATGCGTATCGACCGTTACTATGCTCACGAAGAGGTAGAAATCCACATGCCGGAGGACTACAAGAAAATGGAGCAAGCGGTTGAGAACCCAGAGGTTGTATTCCAGCCAATGATGTGTCA is a window from the Limibacter armeniacum genome containing:
- a CDS encoding TAT-variant-translocated molybdopterin oxidoreductase, which gives rise to MSKKTYWKGVEQLTNNPDFVKNAEKEFPEQLPIVDAYGDNTDEESTTRRDFLKVMGFSVAAVSLAACEAPVKKAIPYLNKPEEVDPGIPNYYASTFIDGSDYCPVVVKTREGRPILVEGNTFSSLTKGGVSARAAASVLSLYDNEKIKNPTKGGKEIAWDKLDAEVTAGLKAAGKVAIVANTVLSPSTKLVLKQFADTYNADLVQYDQVSVSALIEANRKQFGKAVVPAYKFGEAKTVVSFGADFLGNWVAMEEHTANFMATRKVGPNRKEMSQLFVFETMLSITGAQADYRTPVRASEEGLAVAALYNEIAKVTDNATVNTAAFKSENIKKAAKALLASKGKSIVVSGINNVAVQLMVNSINQMLDNYGKTVDLDRPSFQKQGNDVAMNAFVDGLKVGKYGAVVFYNANPVYDHSRGGEIAKAISKAKLSVATADRLNETASLCTYNAPDSHYLESWNDAEARKGFFALGQPTISTIFSTRQAQESFLIWAEDEREYEEVIQEYWKNTLFPMQSQESTFEKFWVRSLHNGVFETTAAYTSVHEANGDAVDYTSAIDTNEVVSSLRKSYKAGNAGTEIVVFSTAVMGAGTQANNPMLQETPDPITKVCWGNYIAMHPAQAKEMGLEEFETKKAVVKVSTPKGTVELPVVMQPGLPKGVLAIATGYGRDAEKAGKVAAQAAGFNAFTLVSNKDGFAQYAITDKVSVEATGEKQDLAQTQTHETIMGRESIIQETTLGEYKKNPAAARYQVMISTYEGKEKPENISAWDINNDGYGKKEEVEDKHNALWFDRMGLQADTHSYPNHHWGLAIDLNSCTGCSACVVACHLENNVPVVGKDEVVRRREMHWMRIDRYYAHEEVEIHMPEDYKKMEQAVENPEVVFQPMMCQHCNNAPCETVCPVAATTHSSEGLNQMTYNRCVGTKYCGNNCPYKVRRFNWFKYHNNNEFDYHLNNDLGKMVLNPDVTVRSRGVMEKCSMCVQRIQGGKLKAKREGRQMVDGDASTACATACPSNAIVFGDLNDPKSSIRKMMEGELEERAYNVLDEINTRPNVWYMAKVRNKDAHNA